A single genomic interval of Stieleria maiorica harbors:
- a CDS encoding cell division protein FtsQ/DivIB, giving the protein MAKQSEQTDHRPIRRLLRRLIAAPAAWSLAWPMLLLVGSYVAYSRWYADHFATHYRSLDRQSITISPPHEFVRTDLVAEVYDSTRLMDLSPADRSVTAKLASAFASHPWVQHVHRVQKLPAGKFELDLDYRQPVAAFHVTGGEAWKQMIAEHLKSLGYPVSDVNGYLPLDGEGMLLPTAGLTYDDAMELIHIEVWELYPTGNEGTPFGDRRVESAALLAKLLAAVRDQIRIAKITVSGDPRMNLVPKLEIITGDNTHLFWGSPPGMEQPRERDARAKLTDLLSGNYVPGGDLSIAREATPPLR; this is encoded by the coding sequence ATGGCCAAGCAAAGCGAGCAAACCGATCATCGCCCGATCCGCCGACTGCTGCGCCGATTGATTGCGGCGCCGGCCGCCTGGTCGCTGGCCTGGCCGATGCTCTTGCTGGTCGGTTCCTACGTCGCCTATTCGCGTTGGTATGCCGACCATTTTGCCACGCATTACCGAAGTCTGGACCGGCAATCGATCACGATTTCTCCGCCCCACGAGTTCGTGCGAACCGATTTGGTGGCCGAGGTCTATGACTCGACGCGTCTGATGGACCTGTCGCCGGCCGATCGCAGCGTGACGGCGAAACTGGCGTCAGCCTTTGCCAGCCACCCCTGGGTCCAACACGTCCATCGTGTGCAAAAGCTGCCCGCGGGCAAGTTCGAGTTGGATTTGGATTACCGTCAGCCGGTCGCCGCGTTCCACGTCACCGGGGGCGAGGCCTGGAAACAGATGATCGCCGAGCACCTGAAAAGCCTGGGTTATCCGGTTTCGGACGTCAACGGCTACCTGCCGCTTGATGGCGAAGGGATGCTACTTCCCACGGCCGGGCTGACCTATGACGACGCGATGGAATTGATTCACATCGAAGTCTGGGAGCTATACCCGACCGGCAACGAGGGGACACCGTTCGGCGACCGCCGCGTCGAATCGGCGGCGCTGTTGGCCAAGTTGCTCGCCGCGGTCCGCGACCAGATACGCATCGCCAAGATCACCGTCAGCGGCGACCCGCGAATGAATCTGGTGCCCAAGCTGGAAATCATCACCGGTGACAACACGCACCTGTTTTGGGGCAGCCCGCCGGGGATGGAACAACCGCGGGAACGCGACGCCCGAGCCAAACTGACGGACCTGTTGAGCGGCAACTATGTCCCCGGCGGTGATCTGAGCATCGCCCGCGAAGCCACGCCGCCGCTGCGATAG
- a CDS encoding UDP-N-acetylmuramate dehydrogenase gives MTIPEHLQHLIRSDEPLAPLVWLGIGGPAHFFAEPVDLEQIVQVVTWAAENDLPTRVLGSGSNLLVRESGFDGLVITLGSAATSALSIDGDRLTAGAGGKLSHAVVKAVGGGLGGLEHLVGIPGTVGAAVLGNVSSGGRDIGSAVERVRVLQSDGSIKQYEQDEVGFTYRKSALDGLTIVEVDFKLEAADPIALTKRLQKLWIARNAARPTEAERIAMPFIDPDTMPARELIQSVGLAGIREGDVALDSARPHYLVAHPGATSDQCLKLIDRVREQVLLQTGIDLQLNLQIW, from the coding sequence ATGACGATCCCAGAACACCTTCAGCATCTGATCCGCTCCGACGAGCCGCTTGCCCCCTTGGTTTGGCTCGGGATCGGCGGTCCGGCTCATTTTTTTGCCGAACCGGTCGATCTGGAGCAGATCGTCCAGGTGGTGACCTGGGCGGCCGAGAACGACTTACCGACGCGGGTGTTGGGATCGGGCAGCAATTTGCTGGTCCGCGAATCGGGCTTTGACGGTCTGGTCATCACGTTGGGATCGGCGGCGACCAGTGCGTTGTCGATCGACGGTGATCGGCTGACCGCCGGCGCCGGCGGGAAACTTTCCCATGCGGTGGTCAAGGCGGTCGGTGGCGGGCTGGGAGGTTTGGAGCATTTGGTGGGCATCCCCGGCACCGTGGGCGCCGCCGTCCTGGGCAACGTTTCCAGCGGGGGCCGTGACATCGGCTCGGCAGTGGAGCGCGTACGCGTGCTGCAGTCCGACGGCTCCATCAAGCAGTACGAACAAGACGAAGTCGGGTTCACGTATCGCAAATCCGCGCTGGACGGTTTGACGATCGTGGAGGTGGATTTCAAGCTCGAAGCGGCCGACCCGATCGCACTGACCAAACGGCTACAGAAACTGTGGATCGCCCGCAATGCCGCTCGGCCGACCGAAGCCGAACGGATCGCGATGCCGTTCATCGACCCCGACACCATGCCGGCGCGAGAGTTGATCCAAAGCGTGGGTTTGGCGGGGATCCGCGAAGGCGACGTGGCGCTTGATTCGGCACGTCCGCACTACTTGGTGGCCCATCCCGGGGCGACCAGTGACCAATGTTTGAAATTGATCGACCGGGTTCGCGAGCAGGTGTTGCTGCAAACCGGGATCGACTTGCAGCTGAATCTACAGATTTGGTAA
- a CDS encoding type II secretion system F family protein has protein sequence MTGTVIIIAVGIFVASLVALAANMLVPGGDNTATEDRLAQMASRRRVSGGKQAEESGSLLMEGGFEDASGLIGSIMKSLPGLGEYLDQADVRMPPAQFAMICMGAFGAGVALCLASPFKLLAIFVGPIFAMVPFGWLMVKRKRRLSKFGNQMPEALELLGRSLRAGHSLNAGFGLVSKEMEDPLAREFGRAFEEQNLGIPLDEAIEDMADRVPNMDLRFFATAVVLQRQTGGDLAEILDKIGHLIRERLQILGQIQALTGEGRMSGAVLLALPPVLFLVMLKLNYEYVMMLFTDELGRYMLGFGLITQIIGALVIKKIITIKV, from the coding sequence ATGACCGGTACCGTCATCATCATTGCCGTCGGCATCTTTGTCGCCTCCCTGGTGGCACTGGCTGCCAACATGCTCGTCCCCGGCGGTGACAATACCGCAACCGAAGATCGGCTGGCGCAAATGGCGTCGCGTCGTCGCGTCAGCGGTGGCAAGCAAGCCGAAGAATCCGGTTCGTTGCTGATGGAGGGCGGGTTCGAAGATGCGTCCGGCCTCATCGGCAGCATCATGAAAAGTTTGCCGGGGTTGGGGGAATACCTCGATCAGGCCGATGTGCGGATGCCGCCGGCCCAGTTCGCAATGATTTGCATGGGGGCCTTCGGCGCAGGCGTCGCCCTGTGCCTTGCCAGCCCGTTCAAGTTGCTGGCCATCTTTGTCGGTCCGATCTTTGCCATGGTGCCCTTCGGTTGGCTGATGGTCAAACGCAAGCGGCGGCTGTCGAAGTTCGGCAATCAGATGCCCGAGGCACTCGAGTTGCTCGGCCGTTCGTTGCGTGCCGGCCACTCGCTGAACGCCGGATTCGGTCTGGTGTCCAAGGAGATGGAAGACCCGTTGGCCCGCGAGTTCGGACGTGCGTTCGAAGAACAAAACCTGGGCATCCCGCTGGACGAGGCGATCGAGGACATGGCCGATCGCGTTCCCAACATGGACCTTCGATTCTTCGCCACCGCCGTCGTGCTGCAACGACAAACCGGTGGTGATTTGGCCGAAATCTTGGACAAGATCGGACACCTGATCCGCGAGCGATTGCAGATCCTCGGTCAAATCCAAGCACTGACCGGGGAAGGCCGGATGAGCGGTGCCGTGCTGCTGGCGCTGCCGCCGGTGCTGTTCCTGGTCATGCTGAAACTGAATTACGAATACGTGATGATGCTGTTCACCGATGAACTGGGACGCTACATGCTGGGCTTCGGATTGATCACCCAGATCATCGGAGCCTTGGTGATCAAGAAGATCATCACGATCAAAGTCTAA
- the argH gene encoding argininosuccinate lyase, with translation MDSPSRSGVFEASTDARLESFAESISFDRRLFRQDIRGSIAHADMLRSVGLISDNDFTAIRDTLKEIESEFESGDFPIRLELEDVHMHIESALIERIGDVGRKLHTARSRNDQVSTDARMWIRETLDQVDVLLESLQQSFLGRCEGDMDVILPAYTHLQRAQPVLAPHYWLAYIEKFQRDRDRIADCRRRVNQSPLGVAAVAGTTLPIDRRQTAAALQFDGITANSLDTSSDRDFILESAFVLSMIASHLSGWAEEWILWSTVEYNFIKIPQQFCTGSSIMPQKVNPDTLELTRGKSARVMGNLQTLMLLVKNLPLAYNRDLQEDKPPLFDSFDTVIAMLELAIPIVAGSELQRERIAARIEEGYLDATTLMEWLIKKGMPQRTAHHAVGAIVGAAMAADVPLAELPLETMQQHAPEVDASILEVLGTKNAIAAFTSYGSTAPTQVRDQIAAWTKRLAS, from the coding sequence GTGGATAGCCCCTCCCGAAGCGGTGTTTTCGAGGCCAGCACCGACGCCCGACTCGAATCATTCGCCGAATCCATCAGTTTCGACCGCCGGCTGTTCCGCCAAGATATCCGCGGCTCGATCGCCCATGCCGACATGCTCCGCAGCGTCGGACTGATCAGCGACAATGATTTCACCGCCATCCGCGACACTTTGAAAGAAATCGAATCCGAATTCGAATCCGGCGACTTTCCGATCCGGCTGGAGTTGGAAGATGTCCATATGCACATCGAATCGGCGCTGATCGAACGCATCGGCGACGTGGGGCGAAAACTGCACACCGCCCGCAGCCGCAACGATCAGGTCAGCACGGATGCGCGGATGTGGATCCGCGAGACGCTCGACCAGGTCGACGTCCTGCTGGAATCGTTGCAACAGTCCTTCTTGGGCCGATGCGAGGGCGACATGGATGTGATCCTGCCGGCTTACACGCACCTACAACGCGCCCAGCCGGTGCTGGCGCCACACTACTGGTTGGCCTACATCGAAAAATTTCAACGCGACCGCGATCGGATCGCCGATTGCCGACGTCGCGTCAATCAATCGCCGCTGGGCGTGGCCGCCGTCGCCGGAACGACGCTGCCGATCGATCGCCGGCAAACGGCCGCGGCACTCCAGTTCGATGGCATCACCGCCAACAGCTTGGACACCAGCAGCGACCGGGACTTCATCCTCGAATCCGCTTTCGTGCTGTCCATGATCGCCTCGCACCTGAGCGGCTGGGCCGAAGAGTGGATTCTGTGGAGCACCGTCGAATACAACTTCATCAAGATCCCGCAACAGTTCTGCACCGGCAGCAGCATCATGCCGCAGAAGGTCAACCCGGACACGTTGGAATTGACTCGCGGCAAATCGGCGCGCGTGATGGGCAATCTGCAAACGTTGATGTTGCTGGTCAAGAACCTGCCGCTGGCCTACAACCGCGACCTGCAAGAAGACAAGCCGCCGCTGTTCGATTCCTTCGACACCGTCATCGCAATGTTAGAACTGGCGATCCCGATCGTCGCCGGCAGCGAGTTGCAGCGCGAGCGGATCGCCGCTCGGATCGAAGAGGGCTACTTGGACGCGACGACGCTGATGGAATGGCTGATCAAAAAAGGCATGCCACAGCGGACGGCCCACCATGCCGTCGGCGCGATCGTCGGCGCGGCGATGGCCGCCGACGTCCCGCTGGCCGAGTTGCCGCTGGAAACGATGCAACAACACGCCCCGGAAGTCGACGCGTCGATCCTGGAAGTCCTGGGGACAAAAAACGCGATCGCCGCCTTCACCAGCTACGGCTCCACCGCCCCGACCCAAGTCCGCGACCAAATCGCCGCCTGGACGAAGCGTCTGGCTAGCTAG
- a CDS encoding thioredoxin family protein, whose protein sequence is MVSLLLAVVLGSVTSASLKTDYAEAYRESVAQDKPLMVVVGAPWCPACNVLKQTTLEPMAQTGELDDVSVAVLDRDSNPELVKQLTKGERMLPQIIMFTRTNGGQWKRHQLKGYQTQQPVRNLIRSAVSLGRG, encoded by the coding sequence ATGGTTTCGTTGCTGTTAGCTGTTGTACTGGGTAGTGTCACGTCGGCATCGTTGAAGACCGATTATGCCGAGGCCTACCGGGAATCGGTCGCACAGGACAAGCCGTTGATGGTGGTCGTCGGTGCCCCCTGGTGTCCGGCGTGCAACGTTTTGAAACAAACCACGTTGGAGCCGATGGCCCAGACCGGTGAGCTGGACGACGTGAGTGTCGCGGTTTTGGATCGCGATTCCAACCCCGAGCTGGTCAAGCAGCTGACCAAGGGTGAGCGGATGCTGCCCCAGATCATCATGTTCACCCGCACCAACGGGGGGCAATGGAAGCGTCATCAACTGAAAGGTTACCAGACCCAACAGCCGGTCCGAAATCTGATTCGTTCGGCGGTTTCGCTCGGCCGCGGCTGA
- a CDS encoding CpaF family protein, whose translation MAARTLPGKADSRQDQFEEIKTRIHGKLVDKLDLSRVGDMKGDALRREIRVVIEHLCDADDALLNRQERERIVDEVLDETFGLGPLELILKDPKVSDILINGPKSIYVEKGGQMQKTDVEFRDGKHLLQIIDRIVSKVGRRVDETCPMVDARLEDGSRVNAIIPPLALDGAAVSIRRFGSNPLKLEDLLNYKAFTPEMVMLLEGCIKARLNCIIAGGTGSGKTTLLNTLSSFIGHSDRIVTIEDAAELQLQQDHVVRLETRPPNIEGNGAVTATDLVKNALRMRPERIIIGECRGGETLDMLQAMNTGHDGSLTTLHANTPRDAIARLETMVMMAGFELPVKAIRQQIAGAVDVLIQANRLQGGPRRVTAITEVVGMEQDTIVLQDIYKFNQKGIGEDGKAYGAFECSGVRPTFMDKLEAAGVRLPSSAFRERVMMQA comes from the coding sequence ATGGCAGCTCGAACATTGCCCGGCAAAGCGGATAGTCGCCAAGATCAATTCGAAGAAATCAAGACTCGAATCCATGGCAAATTGGTCGACAAGCTCGACCTGTCCCGCGTCGGCGACATGAAGGGTGACGCGTTACGCCGCGAGATCCGTGTCGTCATTGAACACCTTTGTGATGCCGATGACGCGTTGCTGAATCGTCAAGAACGCGAGCGCATCGTCGACGAGGTGTTGGACGAAACCTTCGGCTTGGGGCCGTTGGAATTGATCCTCAAAGACCCCAAGGTCAGCGATATTCTGATCAACGGGCCCAAGAGCATTTACGTCGAAAAGGGCGGCCAGATGCAGAAGACCGACGTGGAGTTCCGCGACGGCAAGCACTTGCTGCAGATCATCGACCGGATCGTCAGTAAGGTCGGACGCCGCGTCGATGAAACCTGTCCGATGGTCGACGCGCGTTTGGAAGACGGCTCGCGGGTCAACGCGATCATCCCGCCGCTGGCCTTGGACGGTGCCGCGGTCAGTATTCGACGTTTCGGCAGCAACCCGCTGAAGCTGGAAGACCTGCTCAACTACAAAGCCTTCACGCCGGAAATGGTGATGCTGTTGGAAGGCTGCATCAAAGCTCGACTGAATTGCATCATCGCCGGCGGTACCGGTTCGGGTAAAACGACCCTGCTCAACACGCTGTCGTCCTTCATCGGTCACTCCGACCGGATCGTGACGATCGAAGATGCGGCGGAATTGCAACTGCAACAAGACCACGTCGTGCGTCTGGAAACGCGGCCGCCGAACATCGAAGGCAACGGTGCGGTGACCGCCACCGACCTGGTCAAGAACGCCCTGCGGATGCGTCCCGAGCGGATCATCATCGGGGAATGTCGTGGCGGTGAAACGCTGGACATGTTGCAGGCCATGAACACCGGCCACGACGGTTCGTTGACGACGCTGCACGCCAACACCCCGCGGGACGCGATCGCGCGTCTGGAGACGATGGTCATGATGGCCGGATTCGAATTGCCGGTCAAAGCGATCCGCCAACAGATCGCCGGTGCGGTCGACGTGCTGATCCAAGCCAACCGTTTGCAAGGTGGGCCGCGCCGCGTCACCGCGATCACCGAAGTGGTCGGCATGGAACAGGATACGATCGTGCTGCAAGACATTTACAAGTTCAACCAGAAAGGCATCGGGGAAGACGGCAAAGCATATGGGGCCTTCGAATGCTCCGGCGTTCGCCCCACGTTCATGGACAAACTGGAAGCCGCCGGCGTCCGCTTGCCCTCGAGCGCGTTCCGCGAGCGAGTCATGATGCAGGCCTAA
- a CDS encoding type II secretion system F family protein, with the protein MTLLLALSINPIYVTAGAIFMFVTLGMWFVLARVSGDDKPRAEARLDMMRKRRAGQASAVEGGDKANKKNEALTAYLEKAATPLADKVSGNEKEMGQLREILMNAGFRREAAPVVYKTIQLGASALGLFIGSTYGFFANGFGQDMIIKVGGGLIVGFMIPKFALGMMAKKRMEKIFLGLPDALDLMVVCVEAGLGMDQALRKVAEEMEKSHKEIGEEFGIANKQLQLGRTRSEVLQALGFRSGVDDLKQLASILIQADKFGSSIAAALRVQSDAMRTRRRQIAEEKAAKTAVKMIFPLVLFIFPGIFVVLVGPAGISMYRNMLSQ; encoded by the coding sequence ATGACCCTCCTGCTCGCCCTTTCGATCAATCCGATTTATGTCACCGCTGGCGCGATCTTCATGTTCGTGACCCTCGGCATGTGGTTCGTTCTGGCACGCGTCTCCGGAGACGACAAGCCTCGCGCCGAAGCGCGTTTGGACATGATGCGAAAGCGTCGTGCCGGCCAGGCGTCCGCCGTCGAAGGCGGCGACAAAGCCAACAAAAAGAACGAAGCCCTGACCGCGTACTTGGAGAAGGCCGCGACACCGTTGGCCGACAAGGTCAGCGGCAATGAAAAGGAGATGGGCCAACTGCGAGAGATCCTGATGAACGCCGGCTTCCGTCGCGAAGCCGCACCGGTCGTCTACAAGACCATCCAACTCGGTGCCTCCGCGCTCGGCCTGTTCATCGGCAGCACCTACGGGTTCTTCGCCAACGGATTCGGCCAAGACATGATCATCAAAGTCGGCGGCGGGCTGATCGTCGGCTTCATGATCCCCAAATTTGCACTCGGCATGATGGCCAAAAAGCGGATGGAAAAAATCTTCCTCGGCCTGCCCGATGCACTCGACTTGATGGTCGTCTGTGTCGAAGCCGGTCTGGGGATGGACCAGGCCCTGCGAAAGGTCGCCGAGGAAATGGAAAAGAGCCACAAGGAGATCGGCGAAGAATTCGGCATCGCCAACAAGCAACTTCAACTCGGACGCACGCGTAGCGAAGTGCTCCAGGCACTCGGTTTCCGCAGCGGCGTCGATGACCTGAAACAGCTCGCGTCGATCTTGATCCAAGCCGACAAGTTCGGCTCTTCGATCGCCGCGGCACTGCGGGTCCAAAGTGACGCCATGCGAACCCGCCGTCGCCAGATCGCCGAAGAGAAAGCGGCCAAGACCGCCGTCAAGATGATCTTCCCGCTCGTCTTGTTCATCTTCCCCGGCATCTTCGTCGTCCTGGTCGGCCCGGCCGGCATCAGCATGTACCGCAACATGCTCAGCCAATAG
- a CDS encoding Gfo/Idh/MocA family protein produces MKLRIGLIGLGDLWQTRYRPALRMLDDRFDVRAVYSTISKLAESTAAEFQADPIDGYRSLVYRCDIDAVLILKQCWLGWLPALAACQAGKAVYWAAGLDFDPHCQNAVLQAIEQSGVSFMAELPRRFAPATLRLKELIATRLGAPRLIRVHRQSINDQMPENAGPSACRTDDSELVELVDWCRYVVGTSPQCVTSVCQENTFQSLMLQYDCNPHQGVIAEIATDGTLPTRWKEAASFRSPAAMKIQCEHGVAFIDLPSSLVWFDDAGRHVESLETESPVGERMLRQFHRSVTSLVRDLGGLVDAYEAAAVVQAARQSHESGQRVMLPQ; encoded by the coding sequence ATGAAGCTTCGAATTGGTCTGATCGGACTCGGGGATCTGTGGCAGACCCGTTATCGCCCCGCCCTTCGCATGCTGGACGATCGTTTCGATGTCCGCGCGGTCTACAGCACGATTTCGAAACTGGCCGAATCCACCGCCGCCGAATTCCAGGCCGATCCGATCGACGGCTACCGAAGCCTGGTTTATCGCTGCGACATCGACGCCGTCTTGATCCTCAAACAATGCTGGCTCGGTTGGCTGCCGGCGCTGGCCGCCTGTCAGGCCGGCAAAGCGGTCTACTGGGCCGCCGGGTTGGACTTCGATCCGCACTGTCAAAACGCGGTGCTCCAGGCGATCGAACAGAGCGGGGTTTCGTTCATGGCCGAGCTGCCGCGCCGATTCGCCCCGGCGACGTTGCGTCTGAAGGAACTGATCGCGACACGCCTGGGCGCGCCGCGGCTGATCCGCGTGCATCGCCAGTCGATCAACGACCAGATGCCCGAAAACGCTGGGCCATCGGCCTGTCGCACCGATGACTCGGAACTGGTCGAACTGGTCGACTGGTGCCGCTACGTTGTCGGGACATCCCCGCAATGTGTCACTTCGGTTTGCCAGGAAAACACGTTTCAGTCGTTGATGCTGCAGTACGACTGCAATCCCCATCAAGGCGTGATCGCCGAGATCGCCACCGACGGCACGCTGCCGACGCGTTGGAAAGAAGCGGCGAGCTTCCGCTCGCCCGCCGCGATGAAAATCCAATGCGAACACGGCGTCGCGTTCATCGATCTGCCCAGCAGCCTGGTCTGGTTCGACGACGCCGGTCGCCACGTCGAATCGTTGGAAACCGAATCCCCCGTGGGCGAACGCATGCTGCGTCAATTCCACCGCAGCGTGACCAGTCTGGTCCGTGATCTGGGCGGACTGGTCGACGCCTACGAAGCCGCCGCCGTCGTCCAGGCCGCCCGCCAAAGCCATGAATCCGGCCAACGCGTGATGCTTCCCCAGTGA